Proteins found in one Prochlorothrix hollandica PCC 9006 = CALU 1027 genomic segment:
- a CDS encoding GNAT family N-acetyltransferase, with product MGFWKSLLLGFNSPTASAVAVAGRSLEVPDQGHGEVYTSDAATDSRIFFSTDRTLDLYELEELCSSVGWSRRPLRKVRKALQNSFLVVSMWEQRGKRRRLIGFARATSDHAFNATIWDVVVRPSSQGQGLGKALMQHTIKKLRNEDISNITLFADPHVVQFYEGLGFNPDPEGIKGMFWYPD from the coding sequence ATGGGTTTCTGGAAAAGTTTACTTCTTGGTTTCAATAGTCCCACTGCATCGGCGGTGGCAGTGGCAGGGCGATCGCTGGAGGTACCGGATCAAGGCCATGGGGAGGTGTACACCTCCGATGCGGCCACGGATTCCCGCATTTTCTTCAGCACCGATCGCACCCTCGATCTCTATGAATTGGAAGAACTCTGTAGTTCTGTGGGTTGGTCCCGTCGGCCTCTGCGTAAGGTCAGGAAAGCCCTTCAGAACAGTTTTCTGGTGGTGTCCATGTGGGAACAACGGGGAAAGCGCCGCCGTTTAATTGGATTTGCGCGGGCTACCTCAGATCATGCCTTTAATGCAACCATTTGGGATGTTGTAGTGCGCCCCTCGTCCCAGGGTCAAGGTCTGGGCAAAGCCTTGATGCAACATACCATCAAGAAGCTCCGCAACGAGGATATTAGTAATATCACCTTGTTTGCGGATCCCCATGTGGTCCAGTTTTATGAGGGTCTGGGGTTTAACCCTGACCCGGAAGGCATTAAAGGGATGTTTTGGTATCCCGACTAG